A genomic window from Gracilinanus agilis isolate LMUSP501 chromosome X, AgileGrace, whole genome shotgun sequence includes:
- the RLIM gene encoding E3 ubiquitin-protein ligase RLIM, with the protein MENSDSNDKGNIDPSEAQRRRQLDRLDREEAFYHFVNNLSEDDYRLMRDNNLLGTPGEITEEELIRRLHQIKEGPPQQNSDDNRVGESADDVSNSDSIIDWLNSVRQTGNTTRSGQRGNQSWRAVSRTNPNSGDFRFSLEINVNRNGTPNSENENDPSAEPSIGEDTENSSSPSDIETPRAESPFIRAHGSERSILEELTEEAPLPRGQRRARSRSPEQRRIRARTDRSRSPLISVTEIPRRAHHNITSQTFEHSVVNEAEGSSRTRQHVTLRQHMMGSDLANENAISFSASEMRNIPQASGSSDTSGSNESLAPGQRPPTIVLDLQVRRVRPGEYRQRDSIASRTRSRSQSTNNTVTYESERGGFRRTFSRSERAGVRTYVSTIRIPIRRILNTGLSETTSVAIQTMLRQIMTGFGELSYFMYSDSDTESGGPSLSPTLDDPDLQNPGLGSSGMGASGVSASTSTGGGGASSSSSSSSSIESLETNSELYDGSNEGSSSGIRRESRNRDRDRDRNSVTFEESGSLPFLSLAQFFLLNEEDDDQPRGLTKEQIDNLAMRNFGESDALKTCSVCITEYTEGNKLRKLPCSHEYHVHCIDRWLSENSTCPICRRAVLTSGNRESVV; encoded by the exons ATGGAAAACTCGGATTCTAATGATAAAGGCAACATCGATCCCTCTGAAGCACAACGTCGGCGTCAGCTGGATCGACTGGATCGGGAGGAAGCATTCTACCACTTTGTAAATAATCTGAGTGAAGATGATTATAGGCTTATGAGGGATAACAATTTGCTAGGAACACCAG GTGAGATTACCGAAGAAGAATTAATAAGACGACTTCATCAGATTAAAGAGGGTCCCCCACAACAAAACAGTGATGACAACAGAG TGGGAG AATCAGCTGACGATGTCTCTAACAGCGATTCCATCATTGACTGGCTTAATTCAGTCCGACAGACTGGAAATACAACAAGAAGTGGACAGAGAGGAAATCAATCTTGGAGAGCAGTGAGCCGGACTAATCCAAATAGTGGAGATTTTAGATTCAGTTTGGAAATAAATGTGAACCGTAATGGGACCCCAAATTCCGAGAACGAAAATGATCCATCTGCAGAGCCTTCCATCGGGGAAGATACCGAAAATAGTAGTAGCCCAAGTGACATTGAAACACCAAGAGCTGAGTCCCCATTTATCCGGGCACATGGATCTGAAAGGAGTATCCTTGAGGAATTAACTGAAGAAGCTCCTCTTCCCAGAGGTCAGAGAAGGGCACGAAGCAGGAGTCCAGAGCAACGGAGGATCCGTGCTAGAACCGATAGAAGTAGGTCACCTTTGATATCTGTAACTGAGATTCCCCGAAGAGCCCATCATAATATCACATCTCAGACTTTCGAGCATTCTGTGGTAAATGAGGCTGAGGGGAGTTCTAGAACTAGGCAGCACGTGACATTGAGACAACACATGATGGGATCTGACCTGGCCAATGAAAATGCAATTTCATTTTCAGCTTCTGAGATGAGAAACATCCCTCAGGCATCGGGTTCGTCGGACACCAGTGGAAGTAATGAAAGTCTAGCTCCTGGGCAGAGACCACCAACCATAGTTCTTGATCTTCAAGTGAGAAGAGTTCGTCCAGGGGaatatagacagagagacagcatAGCTAGCAGGACTCGGTCAAGATCTCAATCAACCAATAACACAGTCACTTACGAAAGCGAACGTGGAGGATTCAGGCGTACATTTTCAAGATCAGAAAGAGCAGGAGTAAGAACTTATGTCAGCACAATCAGAATACCTATTCGTAGAATCTTAAATACGGGATTAAGTGAGACTACTTCAGTTGCGATTCAGACAATGTTGAGACAGATAATGACTGGTTTTGGTGAGTTAAGCTACTTCATGTACAGCGATAGTGATACAGAGTCCGGTGGTCCATCTTTAAGTCCAACCCTTGATGATCCAGATCTTCAGAACCCAGGATTGGGTAGTAGCGGTATGGGTGCATCTGGCGTTAGTGCCAGTACTAGCACTGGTGGAGGAGGTgccagtagcagtagcagtagcagctcTAGCATTGAAAGTTTAGAAACTAACTCCGAGTTATACGATGGTAGCAACGAAGGAAGTTCATCGGGCATTAGACGGGAAAGTCGGAATAGGGATAGAGATAGGGATAGAAATTCGGTCACATTTGAAGAAAGTGGCTCTTTGCCCTTCCTTAGCCTGGCTCAGTTTTTCCTCTTAAATGAAGAGGATGATGACCAACCAAGAGGACTCACCAAAGAACAGATTGACAACCTGGCCATGCGAAATTTTGGTGAGAGTGATGCATTGAAAACCTGTAGTGTTTGCATTACCGAGTACACCGAAGGCAACAAGCTTCGAAAACTGCCTTGTTCTCATGAGTACCATGTTCACTGCATCGACCGTTGGTTATCTGAAAATTCCACTTGTCCCATTTGTCGGAGAGCAGTCTTAACCTCTGGAAACAGAGAAAGTGTTGTCTAA